From the genome of Blastocatellia bacterium:
ACCTACCTGACGACGCAGGGCAAGTTCATCCTGCTGCTCTGGGTCTTCATCGCGCTGATTATCGTCCTGTACTTCGGCGTGCTCGCGCCCGTTCCGGGCAAGCCGCTCGGCATCACCCTGCCGGTCATTCTGTTCTTCAGTCTGGTCGGCATCGCCGGCAGCTATGGCGTCGCCTGGTTTGGCATCCGCGTCAACACCTTCGCCAATTCGCGCACGGCGTTCGCCAGTCTCGAAGGCCGGCCCTATCCGATTTATAGGATCCCGCTGATGGCCGGCATGAGCATCGGCATGATGTTGATCTCGGTCGAGCTGCTGATCATGCTCTGCATCCTGCTGTTTGTCCCCGGCGATTACGCCGGCCCGTGCTTTATCGGCTTCGCCATCGGCGAATCGCTCGGCGCGGCGGCGCTCCGCATCGCCGGCGGCATCTTCACCAAGATCGCCGACATCGGCTCGGACCTGATGAAGATCGTCTTCAAGATCAAAGAAGACGACGCCCGCAACCCCGGCGTCATCGCCGACTGCACGGGCGACAACGCCGGCGATTCGGTCGGACCGTCGGCGGACGGCTTTGAGACCTACGGCGTCACCGGCGTCGCCTTGATCACCTTCATCCTGCTAGCCGTGCGCGACCAGGCAACCGTCGCCGTGCAACTGCTGGTCTGGATCTTCGTGATGCGCATTATGATGGTCGTCGCCAGCGCCGTCTCTTACTTCATCAACGAAGCGGTCACCAAGGCGCGTTACGCCAAAGCCAGGGAGATGAACTTCGAGCATCCGCTGACCTCGCTGGTCTGGCTGACCTCGATCATCTCCATCGTGCTGACGTTCATTGTTTCCTACCTTGTGATCCCCGTGCTTGCCGGCGATTCGACGCTGTGGTGGAAGCTCTCGGCGATCATTACCTGCGGCACGCTGGCCGGCGCGATCATCCCTGAGCTGGTGAAGGTCTTCACCTCGACCAGCTCGGCGCATGTCGGCGAAGTCGTTTCGTCGTCGCACGAGGGCGGCGCTTCGCTCAACATTCTTTCGGGCCTGGTCGCGGGCAACTTCTCGGCCTTCTGGCTCGGCATCAGCATTGTCGCGTTGATGGCGATTGCCTACGGCGTCACAGGGATGGGCCTGGGGCCGCTGATGGTGCGCGACATCGCCGCGCCGGTCTTCGGCTTTGGCCTGGTCGCCTTCGGCTTTCTCGGCATGGGGCCGGTGACGATTGCCGTCGACTCGTATGGCCCGGTGACCGACAACGCCCAGTCGGTCTACGAGCTGTCGCTCATCGAGCAGGTGCCGAACGTCGAAGCGCAGTTGCAGAACGACCACGGCATCAGCGTGAACTTCGAGCGCGCCAAGCACCTGCTCGAAGAGAACGATGGCGCCGGCAACACCTTCAAGGCGACGGCCAAGCCTGTGCTGATCGGCACGGCGGTTGTCGGCGCGACGACGATGATCTTCTCGATCATCATGGCGCTGACGGCGGGGCTGACGCGGGACTTGCAGAACCTCTCGCTGCTGCACGCGCCGTTTGTGCTGGGACTGGTGACCGGCGGCGCCATCATCTACTGGTTCACAGGCGCTTCGATACAGGCGGTGACGACGGGCGCTTACCGCGCCGTCGAATTCATCAAGGCGAACATCCGCCTGGAAGGCGTCGAGAAAGCCTCTGTCGCAGACAGCAAGAAGGTGGTCGAAATCTGCACGCAGTACGCGCAGAAGGGCATGTTCAACATCTTCCTGACGGTCTTTTTCTCCTCGCTGGCCTTTGCGTTTATAGAGCCGTTCTTCTTCATAGGCTACCTGATCTCAATCGCCATCTTCGGGCTCTACCAGGCGATCTTCATGGCGAACGCGGGCGGCGCATGGGACAACGCGAAGAAGATAGTCGAGGTGGAGCTTCAGCAGAAGGGCACGCCGCTTCACGACGCGACGGTCGTCGGCGACACGGTGGGCGACCCGTTCAAGGACACGTCTTCAGTAGCCATGAATCCTGTCATCAAATTCACGACGCTTTTCGGGCTGCTGGCCGTCG
Proteins encoded in this window:
- a CDS encoding sodium-translocating pyrophosphatase, with the translated sequence MIDKLKQGAATAPHRRGWVRALGALAVLALNAGLALAQSRESGHGGGEANLRLPDLSRVNFLGGVNGHNLLLVGLLICALGLMFGLWIYMQLQKLPVHQAMREISELIYETCKTYLTTQGKFILLLWVFIALIIVLYFGVLAPVPGKPLGITLPVILFFSLVGIAGSYGVAWFGIRVNTFANSRTAFASLEGRPYPIYRIPLMAGMSIGMMLISVELLIMLCILLFVPGDYAGPCFIGFAIGESLGAAALRIAGGIFTKIADIGSDLMKIVFKIKEDDARNPGVIADCTGDNAGDSVGPSADGFETYGVTGVALITFILLAVRDQATVAVQLLVWIFVMRIMMVVASAVSYFINEAVTKARYAKAREMNFEHPLTSLVWLTSIISIVLTFIVSYLVIPVLAGDSTLWWKLSAIITCGTLAGAIIPELVKVFTSTSSAHVGEVVSSSHEGGASLNILSGLVAGNFSAFWLGISIVALMAIAYGVTGMGLGPLMVRDIAAPVFGFGLVAFGFLGMGPVTIAVDSYGPVTDNAQSVYELSLIEQVPNVEAQLQNDHGISVNFERAKHLLEENDGAGNTFKATAKPVLIGTAVVGATTMIFSIIMALTAGLTRDLQNLSLLHAPFVLGLVTGGAIIYWFTGASIQAVTTGAYRAVEFIKANIRLEGVEKASVADSKKVVEICTQYAQKGMFNIFLTVFFSSLAFAFIEPFFFIGYLISIAIFGLYQAIFMANAGGAWDNAKKIVEVELQQKGTPLHDATVVGDTVGDPFKDTSSVAMNPVIKFTTLFGLLAVELAVKLRSEAGSNVTLTLAAVFFLISVFFVWRSFYGMRIGKER